The Chthoniobacterales bacterium genome contains the following window.
GCTGACACTTACCGGCACCAACATCTACACGGGCGGGACGACGGTCACTGCGGGGACATTGGCCGGCAACACAGCCAGCCTGCAAGGGTCGATCACCAACGACGCTGCCGTTGTGTTCAACCAAACAACCGATGGCACCTACGCCGGGAACATGACCGGCACCGGCACCTTGGCGAAGACGGGTGCGGGCACGCTGACGCTTTCCGGCGTGAACAGCTACTCCGGAGGCACAACGGTCGGTGCAGGCAAATTGTTGGGCGACACGACGAGCCTGCAAGGTGCGATTGCCAACGATGCAGTGGTCGAATTCAACCAAAGCTCCAGCGGCACTTACGCCGGTGCTATGAGCGGCACCGGATCTTTGGCGAAGAGCGGCGCAGGGACAGTGACTCTTTCGGGCGCCAACACCTACATAGGAGCGACGACCATTTCCATGGGCACGCTGGCCTTGGGGGGCGCGGGTGAGCTTTCCACAAGCACAACTGTAGCCGTGAGCAGTGGTGCGACCTTTGATATCGGGGGACGCAGCCAAGAGATTGCCGGCCTGACCGGGGCCGGAAGCGTCACCAATTCCAGCGGGACTTTGACGGTCAACAAAGCCAGCGGCGCGGAATCATTCTCCGGTTCGATCACGGGTGCGGGTGCTTTGGCCAAGAGCGGCGCTGGCACCTTGACGCTGACCGGAGCCAACAATTACACGGGCGGCACTGCGGTCAACGCCGGCGCTCTGGTGGGCGACACAACCAGCTTGCAAGGTGCGATCACCAATGACGCGGCGGTCGTGTTCAACCAAACCTCCAATGGAACCTACGCCGGCGCGATGTCCGGGGCGGGCTCATTGGTGAAGACCGGTGCGGCCTTCTTGCAAGTCACAGGAACGAATTCTTTCTCCGGACAGACGACTGTTTCCTCCGGAGGGCTCGAGGTTGACGGCTCCCTGGCCAGCAGCGCCGTGGTCGTGCAAAACGGCGCAACGCTGTCCGGAAGCGGAACAGTCGGTGCCACAACCGTCGAGTCCGGCGGCACAGTCAATCCGGGTAACTCGCCCGGCACGCTGTCCATCAATGGCGTTGCCACATGGCTGGGAGGCGGCAATTACAACTGGCAGATTTATGACGCCGAGGGCACGGCCGGAAATGTCAACGGGTGGGACTTGCTCGACATAGACGGGGAACTCGACCTCACGCAGCTTTCGGATACCAACAAGTTCAATATCAACCTCTGGTCGCTCTCCGGAATCCTGTCCGACACCAACGGCCCGGCGATCAATTTTGACAAAACGCAGGGTTACACATGGACGATCGCCACCGCGACGGGAGGCATCAATGGCTTCGATGCAAACAAGTTCAACGTCAATCTTGCGTCGATCAACGGGACAGCCGGCTTCGCCAATGTCATCGGCACCGGTTCGATCATAATCAGCACCAACGGCAGTAATCTGAATCTGGTTTACACGCCGGGTTTGGAGCCTATTCCCGAGCCCGGCACATGGGCCGCGGCTGCGCTGCTTCTCGGGGGTGCGGCGTATGCGCGCTGGCGGAGGCGGGACAAGGTTTCCTGAACGGCCTTTTATTCTGCGGACAGTTTTTCCGCGCGTCACCAACGGCTGAAACCGTTAGGCTACTCGTCCGAGCATTATGAGGCGGCGCAGGCGCAGAAAGATCAAAAAGTTTTTCGCCTCGATCATTCCCGGCATACGGCTCTGGTGGAAGGAAGCCACCGGGCGTATCCGCCGCAGCCGGCATCGCAATTACCGGCAAGCGGTATTTCGGCGTGTTCTTCTCTGGATTCCAGTGCTTGCAGTGGTCGGGCTCATCCTCGCATACCCCGCGGTGAAGCTTTTCATGCTCTGGCGTGCCTACGATTTGGCGCACAAGTCCGTGGCCAGTTTCGAGCGCAAGGAATACCGACTGGCATTCCTGCAGTCCGAGTCGGCCGGCGCGCTGAAACCCGATCTTGCGCCGGTCGTGCGGGCGCGTGCGCTTTCGCGCACGGGTTTGGGTGATCGGTCGTCGTTGGCCTACTGGAAGACACTGCGGCAAATGGGGGAGATGAACGACGAAGACTTGTCGGCGTGGGCGGAGGCCGCCGCCGTGCTGGGAACCGATGCGGACATGAGCGAGGTCAAGACCGTCCTCGATAATGCCGGACGCACAGGGGAGGCAAATGCTTGGCGGAGCCGCCGCGCTTTCCGATACGGCAATCTGGTGGATGCGGAGAAATTCATGCGTGCTGCGATTGCCGAAAACGATTCAATCCCTCTGCAATTGGAGTTGGCCCGCGTCCTTGCAGCCATCGGCACGCCTGATGCAACGGCCGAAGCGGTGCGCATCGTTTCCTCGGCCGCCGCGGGGCCGGAGGCCAACAAGGCCTTGGCATTCGGGTTGACTTATATTCCGGTCGGTCCTGCCACACGCCGCACATGGGCGGAACGCGCGCTTGCCAATCTCTCCTCCGACAACGAGGCGCTGCTTCCCGCGGCGTCAGCGATGGTGAACGATCGTCATTGGACAACCGACGAAGCAGTGGCGCAGCTGGCCCCGGTGTTCGTCGGAGCCCCGCTCAAACAGCGTGTCAAATACGTCTCATGGCTGGCGGAGAAAAACCGGCCGCGCGAGGAGGTGTTGCGCTCGGTGACCTCGCGGGAAGCCAAGCACTCGCCGGAGGTATTCCGGTTGCGGGCCGACGAAGCGGTCGAGGCGCGCGACTGGCAGGAGGTGCTCCGGTTGCTCGATGCCGGGTCGCCTTTGGACGAGGCTGCCTCACAGCTTTTGCGGGCGAAGGCAGAGGCTGCCCTGGGGCGGACTGCTCTTGCCCAAACGGCGCTGCGCCGCGCCGTGCGGGCGTCCGTGAATTCGCTCACGCTTCCGGAAACATTGGCCGAGGTCGATGCCCGCAACGAGTCAGGGCTTGCCGACGAGGTTTTGCTCGAAATGTGCGGCGAGCCGGCCCTCGCCGAATATGTCCTGCGGGTTGCGCGCTACCGCTTCGGGATGCGCGGCGAACCGAGGTTGATTGACGAGGGAATGAGCCGCTACCCGGTGTCGGAAAACCCCGTTCCCACAGTCCGTGATTTTCGGTGGCGCAAGAGTTTGCTTGCGGGTGAGCGCGTTGATCCTGCTTTGACCGCACGCGTGAGCACAGACGAGCCGACAAATGTCGATTTCCGAATCACCCATGCGTTGGCTTTGCTCAATGACGGGCGTCCGGCGGAGGCGCGTCTGGCCTTGGCGGCCTTGGAGCCGGTAAGCCACCAGCTTTTCGCCGGCCAGCAGGCGGTTCTCGCGGCAGTCCTCGCCGCCAGCGGATCACAAGCCGAGGCAGCCCGACTCGCGCGCGGCATCAAAGGGGCGCATTTGACCGATCCGGAATACCGTCTTGTGCTTCCCATACTGAAAAGCGAGGGTTCGCAAAAGGTAAAGGCAGCGAACTGAGGGTGATCCGGCCCCTTGGAACTCGGAGCAAGCCCGAGAGTTCCATGGACAGCAAAAGCCCGGGAACTCTACCTTTTGTGAAAAACCAGCGTAAACTGCTGAGCGTCAAGTGGCTGCCTCGCATGGATTTGAACCATGACAAAGTGATCCAGAGTCACTTGTGCTACCGTTACACCACGAGGCATTTTATCTCCCTTATTATTAGGAGTTTACGAAAGTTTTCGTATATATTCCCTAAGGATGGGCGGATACACTGGCGCATTAGCCACGATTGACGGAAGAAGTAGCCCTGAATCTGGTGCTGCGCAAGTTCATTATGGGAGTTGCGGGCGTCCAGTTTCGCAAAAAGGTATGGAGGTCTTGGTGGCGTTGGCGTTTTGGTTGAAGACGGCGGAGGTGCTTTAGCGGGCAGGCGTGACAAGCAACTGTGCCAGTCCGCCCAGGCAAATCTGCGACCAGGTTTCAAGACGGTCGCGGCACTCCTCTAACTCGGCGAGGGCCAGAAATTCCGGGTCGGCGATGGCGTCCTCGCGTGGGCGCACATCGGGCGAGTCAACTTCGATGAGATGCACCACGCCGAGATGGACACGGCCGACGTCGTTGCTGTCGTCATTAATGAGGGCCGCGATGCGCTGCGTGTAAGCACCGGGGATTTCGATCTCCTCGTTCAGTTCGCGTTCGACAGCACGCAGGTAGGCGTTGCGGTCGAAATGCGCGGCGTGCGTGTCGCCGTCGTTCATGTGTCCGCCGATGCCGATCGACATCTTGGCGTGGAGGCGCGATTCGCCGCCGGATTTGCCGCGCGTGTAACAAAGCACACGATCGCCGTGCCGGATGACCAGATAGGGAATGATCTGCTTGTGACCGGGGTCATTCTCCGCCGCGGAACGGGGCAGGAATAAGTTGTTAGCGGGGTCAAGGAGGGCCGACATGTAGCGTTCGGTGTCCAAGCAAAGCCCTTGGAATGCACCGATTCTTTCGAAGACGGCCCTGGGAACAACGAGGATATTCTCTTCTTGCGGCATGGCGTGCGAGGTTACCCGTGCCGCTATTTTTGGCCACCCGGAAAAGTAATTCCCTCTACCGCTTGCCAGCCTTGTGCCGTGCTTTAATCTTTGTCCATGGCCGTCCCCGACTTCGCGCACCTGCATGTGCACACCGAGTATTCCATGCTCGACGGGGCGGTGCGCATTGCCGACTTGATGCGCAAGGTTTCGGAGTCCGGGATGAAAGCCGTGGGAATGAC
Protein-coding sequences here:
- a CDS encoding PHP domain-containing protein, encoding MAVPDFAHLHVHTEYSMLDGAVRIADLMRKVSESGMKAVGMT